A stretch of DNA from Micromonospora sp. NBC_01813:
CAGCCGGGGCCATCTCGGTGGGCTCTCCTCGGCGACACCGGCGGCGGTGCGCGTCCTCGACGGCGTCGGGTGCGACGTGGTGCTGATCGAAACCGTCGGGGTCGGTCAGGCCGAGGTGGCGGTGGCCGGGCTGGCCGACAGCACGGTGGTGCTGCTCGCCCCGGGCATGGGCGACGCGATCCAGGCGGTCAAGGCCGGCATCCTGGAGATCGCCGACGTCTTCGTGGTCAACAAGGCCGACCGCGACGGGGCCGACGCGACCGTACGGGATCTCCGAGGCATGATCGCGCTGGCCGCGACCGGACCCGGCGGCTGGCGTCCGCCGGTGCTGCGTACGGTCGCCGCCCAGGGCGACGGAATCGACGAACTCGTCGCCGAGCTCGGCCGGCACCATGAGTGGCTGGTCGGTCGCGGTGAGTTGACCGCCCGGCGGGCGCGGCGGGCCGCCGCCGAGGTCGAGGCGATCGCGCTGGGCCGGCTGCGGGGTCGGATCAGCACGCTACGCGGCGGTACGCGGTTGGCCGAACTCGCTGCTGAGGTGCTCGCCGGACGGCTCGACCCGTACACCGCCGCGGATTTTCTGCTCGACGAGCTGACCGCCCCGTCGGGGGCACCGAACCGGCCTCTGGTTCGTTAGGGTCAGCACGTGCAGACCACCGTCGACCACGCGACCATCCAGCTCGACGCGGCCACCCTCGGCTACGGCACCACGGAGCCGGTGTTGCGCGACGTCTCCCTGACCGTGCCACCCGGGCGGCTGTTGGCGGTCACCGGACCGTCCGGCGCTGGCAAGACCACCCTGCTGTCGGCGATGGCCGGCGTGCTGCGGCCGGTCTCCGGGACGGTCATGCTCGGCGGCGAGCCACTGCGCGATCGGGACCACGCCGTCACCCGCAAGGTGGTGCTGGTGCCGCAGGACAACGGGCTCGCCGCGGTGCTGACCGCCGGGGAGAATCTGCAGGTGACGCTGATCGCGTCCGGCTTGAGTCCGGTCGAGGCGCGGCGCAGCGGTGCGGCCGCGCTGGAGCGGCTCGGGCTCGCCGGGCAGACCGATCAGCTCGTCGAGGAGCTCTCCGGTGGCCAGCAGCAGCGCACTGCCCTGGCCCGGGCGCTCGCGCTGGGCGGCGACGTGTTGCTTGCCGACGAGGTGACCAGCGAGCTGGACGCGGCCAACCGTCAGCTGGTCCTCGAACTGCTACGGGCGGAGGCGGACCGGGGCGCGACCGTCGTGTTCGCCACCCACGACCCGGAAGCCGCCGCCGCCTGCGACGCCGAGCTGCACCTGCTCGACGGCCGGGCCGAGCTGACCCGCCGCTGGTCCGAGCCGGCTCAGGAGAACAACGCGCTGTAGCCATTCAGCGCCGGCTGACCGCCGAGGTGCGCGTAGAGCACCGTGGCGTCGCGGCCGATCTCGCCCCGGCCGACCAGATCGATCAACCCGGCCATCGACTTGCCCTCGTACACCGGGTCGGTGACCATCCCCTCGGTCCGGGCGGCCAGCCGCATCGCGTCCAGGGTGGCGTCGTCCGGTACGCCGTACACCCCGGCGTGGTAACGCTCGTCCAGCTCCACGTCGGCCGGGCCGACCGGACGCCGTACGCCGATCAGCTCGGCGGTCTGCCGGGCGATCCTGGCGATCTGCTCGTGGGTCCGGGCCGGCTCGGCCGACGCGTCGATGCCGAGCACCCGGCGCGGCCGCCCCCCGGCTGCGGCACCGGTCCCGGACTCGGCTGCGGCCCCGGACTCGGCTGCGGCCCCGGACTCGGCTTCGGCGAGGGCGGCGAATCCGGCGACCATCCCGGCCTGGGTGCTGCCGGTGACCGAGCAGACCACGATGGTGTCGAAGAAGACGCCGAGTTGCCGCTCCTGTTCGGCGACCTCGTACGCCCAGTTGGCGAAGCCGAGGCCGCCGAGGCGGTGATCGGAGGCGCCGGCCGGGATCGGGTACGGCCGGCCGCCGGCCTCGGTGATCTCCCGCAGTGCCTGTTCCCAGCTCTGCCGGAAGCCGATGTCGAACCCGGCGCGGACCAGCCGCACCTCGGCTCCGGCGAGCCGGCTGATCAGGATGTTGCCGACCTTGTCGTAGACCGGGTCCGGCCAGTCCACCCAGCTCTCCTGCACCAGTACGCACTTCAGCCCGGCGTGCGCGGCGACGGCGGCGACCTGGCGGGTGTGGTTGGACTGGACCCCGCCGATCGAGACGAGGGTGTCGCATCCGGTGGCGATCGCCTCCGCGACCAGGTACTCGAGTTTGCGGGTCTTGTTGCCGCCGTACGCGATCCCGGAGTTGCAGTCCTCGCGTTTCGCCCAGATCGCGGCGCCGCCGAGGTGTCGGGTCAGCCGGTCCAGCCGATGCACCGGCGACGGGCCGAACAGCAGTGGGTAGCGCTCGAACGAGGCGATCGACATGTGGGGGTCTCCCGGTGTCTCGGTGGGGTCGGGTCAGCTGAGGGACGGGTCGGTGGCGAGTTCCACCAGCGACTGCCAGATCCGGGCGGTGACCAGGGTCGCCTCCTCGGCGTCCCGGGCGGTGCAGGCGTCGATCAGCTCTTCGTGCAGCTCGACCGAGCGGCGGGCACCGGCGGGACTGAACTGGCGGCGTTCCAGCCGGCGGATCAGCGGGGTGTAGCGGGCGATGGTCGCGGCGGCGGCCCGGTTGCCGCTGGCGACGACCAGCACGTCGTGCAGTTCGTCGTCGGCGACCAGCGCGGTGTCGAGGTCGTCGGCGGCGCAGGCGGCGGCGAATCGGCGGTTGGCGGCGCGCATCCGGGCGACCTGGGCGTCGGTGAGTGCCGGTACGCCGGTCCGGGCTGCCAGTTCGTGCATGGCGCGTACCACGGATGCGGCGTCCTGGACGTCGCGCAGCACTACCGGGGTGACCCGGGTGTGGCTCTGCGGCTTGCGTTCGACGAGCCCTTCGTCGGCGAGCCGGGCGAGCGCGTCGCGCACCGGTGCCCGGGAGAGGCCGAGTTGCTCGGCGAGGTCCTGGTCGCGTACGGCGGCCCCGGGCGCGAGGTCGCCGCGCACGACGGCGTCGCGGATCGCCGCGTACGCGCTGTCGCGCAGCAGGGTTCGCGGAACTGGCTTCAGCGGCACAACTGAAATGTTAGATGTCGATGCCCGGGTAGTCCAGTGGTCCGGCGGTCGCGATCTAGAAGGATCTGGCCGGGATATCGACCAGAATTCTTCTAGATCACCCGCCGTGGTCGGCTCAGTCGGACCATCCGGCGGCTCGTAGCGCTGCCCGCAACTGATCGACCACCTCTGCGGGGCGGACCCGGACCACGAAGGCAGGGAAGCGCAGGATCCGGTCGCCGGCGATCCACACGTCGTTCTGCCGACGCATGTCCGCCGCCCACTCACGCACGTCCATGTGGTGGGCCCCGTCGATCTCCACGTGGAGCCGCCAGCGACGCCAGTACGCGTCGAGGTAGCGCACCCGTCCCGACCGGTCCCGCCGCTGTTGTTGCAAATCCGGCAGCGGTAGCCGATGGCGCCGGCAGAGTCGGATGAAATCGATCTCGGACAGTGCCGTCGCTCCGCCTCCGGCGTCCACCGCGGCGGCCCGGATCAACCGACGGCGTCGTACCCGGGGTAGCCAGTGCAGAACGGCGAGGATCTGCGCCGGAGTCACCCGTCGCTGCTGGCAGCCAGCAGCGACGATCGCCTGAGCTTCGTCGTCGGACCGAGCCCAGCCTGCCGCGTCCACCAGCGACCTGGCCATGCTGGTCCGCATCGGACGCCCGACCTGGCGGTGGTCGTCGGGCAACACGCTGGTCCGGCGTACCACCACCGCCGGCATGTCGAGAGGGAGCCGACGACGCAGGTCCGGGTACTGCCGATCGCCGGGGACGAGTACCTGGACCGGACCCGAGCGGGTGAAGCGCAACCCCCCTTCGCGGGCTGCGGTGAGCCCGCCCAACAAGGCGGTCGGCCCGGCCAACAGCACCGCTACCCAGAGTGCCTGTCCGGCGGTCAACGGACCGTTGTGGGTGAGTACCACGCCGGAACAGATCCGCCGCCACTGGCCACGATCTATCCGACGCCGGAGCCCCGACCGCCCCAGACGCTCGACGGCCTGTGCCGAGGTGAGAACGCCGGACTGTTCGAACAACAGCCAGTCGAGATCATCGGCGTACGGGCTGGGAAGAGGGCGGGGTAGCGGCATCCGGCGATCCTGGTCGATGCCGCCTTCTCGACACCGCCGTCAACCCGACACCGCCGTCAACCCGACATCGGCCGGCCCGCCGGGAAAGAACCGCCCAGTCACAGCTGTGGCGCGACCTCGGCGGCGACGAGTTCCAGCTGGTCGAGGTCGGCCAGGTCCAGCACCTGCAGATAGATCCGCTGGGCGCCGATCTCGGCGTACCGACCGATCTTCTCCACCACCTCGGCCGGCGTACCGGCCAGGCCGTTGGCGCGTAGCTCGTCGGGCTCCCGGCCGATCACCGCCGCCCGGCGGGCCACCTCGGCGTCGTCGCGACCGCAGCAGAGGATCAGCGCGTTGGACAGCCGCAGGCTGTCCGGGTCGCGGCCACCCGCCGCGCAGGCCGCGCGGACCTGCCCGAACAGCCGCGCCGACTCGTCCACGCCTTCGAACGGGACGTTGAACTCGTCGGCGTAGCGGGCGGTCAGCTGCGGGGTCCGCTTGCGTCCCTTGCCGCCGATCAGCACCGGCGGTCCCGGCCGCTGCACCGGCTTCGGCAGCGCCGGCGAACCGGTGACCTGGTAGTACTTGCCCGGGTAGTCGAACGTGCCGCCGACCGGGGTTTCCCAGAGTCCGGTGATGATCGCGAGCTGCTCAGTCAGCCGGTCGAAGCGTTCGGCCAGCGGCGGGAACGGAATGCCGTACGCGGTGTGCTCGGCTTCGAACCAGCCGGCACCGACGCCGAACTCGACCCGGCCGCCGCTCATCTCGTCCACCTGCGCCACGGTGATCGCCAGCGGGCCCGGGTACCGGAAGGTGGCCGCGCTCATCAGCGTGCCGAGCCGGATCCGGCTGGTGTCGCGGGCCAGCCCGGCCAGGGTGGTCCAGGCGTCGGTCGGCCCGGGCAGCCCGTCCGCGTCGCCCATCACCAGGTAGTGGTCGGACCGGAAGAACGCGTCGTAGCCGGTCTCCTCGGCGCACCGCGCTACCGCGAGAAGCTGCTGGTAGCTGGCGCCCTGCTGGGGTTCGGTGAAGATCCGCAAGTCCACGTCGTCGAGCATATGCCCGGTCAGGTGCCCTCGGCCGGGCGCACCGGGACGGTGACCGACGACGCCAGGGTCCGCCGATCGGCGTCGAGTGCGTCGACCACCACGTACGCGACCGGACCGTGCACGGTGACGGCGGTTTCGAAGCCGGTCGGGTCGGCCTCGCCGAGCACCGTCAACCCGCTCGGCTGGGCACCGCCGCGTACCTGCCAGCTGGCCACGTCGGTGGCGCCGTTCCAGCTGACCCGCACGGTGACCGCCTCGCCGCTGCTGGCCTCGGCGACGACGGCGGGCCGGCCGGTCGGTCGCCCGGTCCAGTCGAACCGGTACGCCCGGTAGGAGCCGTTGTCTTCGGGCAGGTGACCGGCGAACACCATCGTGCCGTCCTCGGCGTACTCGGAGAAGTGCGGTTCGGCACCCCAGCCGACGAACGAACGGTTGCCGGGCAGCTCCTGCACCCCGCCCTGGGTACGGGCGAGCAGGTTGCCCGGCGGCGGCAGTTCGCGGACCACCGACGCGGTGCGGCCGGTCTCGTCGACGGCGAGGACCAGGCCACGGGACTGCTCCGCCTCGTCGCTGATGCCCGCCCGGTTGTCGAAGATCCCGATGGTGCCGTCGGCGCGCCGTCGGGCGTCGTGCTGCCAGGAGAAGTCGGCACCCTCGTCGAGGTCGAAGTCGCTGCGTTTGCCGCCGAGACGCCACAGCACCGCCCCGCTGTCGCGGTCGATCTTGTAGACGGTCCAGGTGTGCCGGGCGGAGACCAGCAGGTGGCCGTCGTGGTCGACGTCGACCGAGTTCGGGTGGAAGAAGTCGAAGGGTGTGCGGGCCCGGTCGTCGGCGGGCGGATCGGCGTACGACTCGGTGAGTGGCACGTGGTCGCGGGCCTGCCAGCGGCGCACGGTCCGGCCGGTGCCGACCTCCACCTCGTGGATCACCCCGTCGTACAGCGCACCGTCGGCGATGCCGCCGACCGTGGACAGGTCGGCGGCGACCAGTTCGTAGACGAAGAACAGCGCCGTACCGTCGTCGGTCAGGATGAAGTCGTGCTGGTCGGTCGGCAGGTCGCCGTCGGCGCGGATCCGGGTGATCTCCCGGTACGCGCGGTCGGCGATGACGAACTCGCCGCCACCGACGCCGTTGACGATCGTGCCTTCCCACCAGGTCAGCACCGGTTCGCCGGCGAGCCGCTGCACCCGCAGGTCGACGGCGACGTCGGCGGGCCCGGCGACCTGCCGGAACCAGACCGGCTCACCGGTGCCGTCGACGATCAGCGGCCCTCGCCCGCCGGCACCGGCTGCCGGGGTCAGGAAGATCAGCCCGTCGGCGACCGGACCGTCGACGGTCGTTTCGACGACCGGGACGCGTAGGTCCGGCCGGGTGGCGTAGCTGCGCACCTGTTCGGGTCCGGCGTCGGGCACCGGTTCGGCGGTGGGCGCCGCCGCGCCGCGCCCGAAGCCGAAGCCGGCGGCCCCGCTGGCTCCGGCGGCGACCAATCCGCCGCCGACACCGAGCAGGCCGCGGCGGCTGAATCGTCGGGTCGAGGGGGTGTCGTCGTGGTCGGCAACCATGCCGCGTTACGTTGCCATCGCTACCTGGACTCAAACCGCGCCGACGCTGTGTGGTTCCTGAACGCGTGGCCGGACAATCGAGAGGTGATCATGCGCTGGTCGCAGTTGCACGTCCCCACGTTGCGCGACGACCCGGCGGAGGCCGACGCGCCGAGCCACCGGCTGCTGCTGCGGGCCGGCTTCATCCGGCAACTGATGGCCGGGCACTACTCGTTGCTGCCGCTCGCGGTGCGGGTCCGCGCCAAGGTCATCGAGGTGATCCGGGACGAGATGACGCGGATCGGGGCGCAGGAGTTCGCCCTGCCCGCGCTGCATCCGGCGGAGATCTGGCGCAAGACCGGCCGGTGGGACTCGATGGGCGAGGAGATGTTCCGGCTGCGCGACCGCCGGGGCGCCGACCTCGCCCTGGGCATGACCCACGAGGAGATCTTCACGACCCTCGCCCAGGAGTTGAACTCCTACCGGGAGTTGCCGCAGCTCTGGTACCAGTTCCAGACGAAGTTCCGCGACGAGCCCCGGCCCAAGGCGGGGCTGATGCGCACCCGTGAGTTCACCATGAAGGACTCGTACAGTTTCGATCTGGCCGCCGACGGGCTGGACCGCTCGTTCGACCTGCATCACGACGCGTACCAGCGGATCTTCGCCCGGTTGGGTATCCCGGCGATCGCGGTGCAGGCATCCAGCGGCGCGATGGGCGGGTCGGCGTCGGTGGAGTTCATGTGTCCGGCGCCGACCGGCGAGGACGAGGTGGTGGACTGCGCCGGCTGCGGCTACGCCGCCAACCTGGAGAAGGCCACGTCGCTGGTCACCCCGTCGCCGGACGCCGCCGAGACACAACAGCCGGACGCCGCCGGGGCACAGCCGGCGACGGACGCCGCGGGGTCCGACGCCCCGCAGCCGTTCGACACCCCGGGGGTACGCACGATCGACGACCTCGCGGTGGGTTTCGCGGCACCGGCCGACCGGCAGATCAAGACCCTGGTGTACGTGCTGGACGGCCAGCTCACCCTGGTGCTGCTGCGCGGTGACCACCCGTTGCACGAGCAGAAGCTGGCCGACGCCACCGGGGCGGCCCAGTTGCGGGCGGCGCACGCCGACGAGATCCGGGCGGCGTTGGGGGCGTCGCCGGGCAGCCTGGGCGCGGTCGGGGTGGCGGCCGAGCTGCCGGTGATCGCCGACGAGGCGTTGCGTGGCCGGCGGGACATGTTCACCGGCGCCAACGTCGACGGGGTCCACCTGCGGGGGGTCGACGTCGACCGGGACATCGCGGTGGGTCGGTGGGCCGACCTGCGTACGGTCGCCGCCGGTGAGCCGTGCGTGCGGTGCGGCCAGCCGCTGCGGGTACGCCGGGCGATCGAGGTCGGGCACATCTTCAAGCTCGGGTACCGCTACAGCGAGGCGCTGGACGCGTCAGTGCTCGACCAGGCCGGCAAGCGGGTTCCGGTGATCATGGGAAGTTACGGGATCGGCGTGGAGCGGGCGATGGCGGCGGTGGTGGAGAGCCACCACGACGACAAGGGGATCGTCTGGCCGGTGGCGGTCGCCCCGTTCGAGGTGGCGGTGGTGGTGGCCCAGGTCGACGACGGCCCGGTCGCCGAGACCGGCGAACGGATCTACCAGCAGCTGGTGGCCGAGCGGATCGACGTGGTGATCGACGACCGGGCGGAGCGGGCCGGGGTGAAGTTCCGCGATGTCGAGTTGGTCGGCATCCCGGTGCGGGTCACTGTCGGTAAGCGGTCGCTGGCCGATGGCGTGGTCGAGGTGACCGATCGGGCCACCGGCGAGACGGTCCGGGTGTCGGTGGAGCAGGTGGTCGATCATGTCCGTGCGGCGATTCGGCGCGACGATCCCAACCAGTGGGCTTAGCGATCGTTCAGTGTGCCTCTAGACTCGGAGTCGCCGTACGAGACTCGCCGTACGACGAGGAGGCCCCGATGGACGCCGAACAGATCGCCGCCGGCCGTGCCCGCTGGCAGGCCCGCTACGACGCCGCGACCAAACGGGACGCGGACTTCACCACGCTGTCCGGTGCGCCGGTGGACCCGCTCTACGGCCCACCGGACAGCGCCGACGTGCCCGGGTTCGAGCGGATCGGCTGGCCGGGGGAGTACCCGTACACCCGAGGGTTGTATCCGACCGGCTATCGGGGGCGGACCTGGACGATCCGGCAGTTCGCCGGCTTCGGCAACGCCCGGCAGACCAACGAGCGCTACAAGATGATCCTCGGTGCCGGCGGCGGCGGGCTCTCGGTCGCGTTCGACATGCCGACGCTGATGGGCCGCGACTCCGACGACCCGCAGTCGCTCGGCGAGGTCGGCCACTGCGGCGTGGCGATCGACTCCGCCGCCGACATGGACGTGCTCTTCGACGGCATCGACCTGGCGGCGGTCACCACCTCGATGACCATCTCCGGGCCGGCGGTGCCGGTGTTCTGCATGTACCTGGTGGCCGCCGAACGCCAGGGCGCCGACCTGGCCACCCTGGACGGCACCCTGCAGACCGACATCTTCAAGGAGTACATCGCCCAGAAGGAATGGCTGTTCGGCCCCGAGCCGCACCTGCGGCTGATCGGCGACCTGATGGAGTTCTGCGCCGAGCGGATCCCGCGCTACAAGCCGCTGTCGGTCTCCGGATACCACATTCGGGAGGCCGGCTCGACCGCCGCGCAGGAGTTGGCGTACACCCTCGCCGACGGCTTCGGCTACGTCGAGCTGGGGCTCTCCCGTGGGCTCGACGTCAACCGGTTCGCCCCCGGCCTGAGCTTCTTCTTCGACGCGCACGTCGACTTCTTCGAGGAGATCGCCAAGTTCCGGGCCGCCCGCCGGATCTGGGCCCGCTGGCTGCGCGAGGTGTACGGCGCCACCGACGAACGCGCCCTGTGGCTGCGCTTCCACACCCAGACCGCCGGGGTGTCGCTGACCGCGCAGCAGCCGGTCAACAACGTGGTACGTACGGCCGTGGAAGCCCTCGCGGCGGTGCTCGGCGGCACCAACTCGCTGCACACCAACGCGCTCGACGAGACCCTCGCCCTGCCGACCGACGAGTCCGCGGAGATCGCGCTGCGGACCCAACAGGTGCTGATGGACGAGACCGGGGTGGCCAACGTGGCCGACCCGCTCGGCGGATCCTGGTACGTCGAGGCGCTCACCGACCGGATCGAAGCCGAGGCGGAGGAGATCTTCGCCCGGATTCGGCAACTCGCCGGCGACGGCCCGCACCCGATCGGCCCGATGACCGCCGGCATCCTGCGGGGGATCGAGGACGGCTGGTTCACCGGACAGATCGCCGAGGCCGCGTTCGTCTACCAGCGGGCCCTGGAGGACGGGCGGAAGCGGATCGTCGGAGTCAACTGTCACACCGGGACGGTCGCCAAGGAGCTGGAGATCCTGCGGATCTCGCACGAGGTCGAGGTCGAGCAGCGCCGGCTGCTCACTCAGCGTAAGAGCGCCCGGGACGCCGACCTGGTGCGCCGCCGCCTCGACGACATGGTCGTGGCCGCGCGGGGCGGCGGGAACATGGTGCCGGCGATGCTCGACGCGATTCGCGCCGAGGCGACACTGGGCGAGATCTGCGATGCTCTGCGTGACCAGTGGGGGGTCTATCGGGAGCCGGCCCGCTTCTGATCCGGGCGCTCCTGGCCGGCGGGGGACAGCAGACGCGTCGGAATCATGGTAGGCAGTACGCCGTGACGGGACTTGCGGTGGCCTGCCGGCGGGTGGTGCAGATCTATCGGGGCGAGGCCGGAGACGTGGTGGCACTCTCCGGAGTGGACCTGACGATCAACCCTGGGGAGATGCTGGCCCTGGTCGGCCCCTCCGGATCCGGAAAGTCGACCCTGGTGGCGCTGCTCGCCGGGTTGATGCGCCCGTCCGCCGGCCGGGTCAGCGTCGGCACCTACGACCTCGGCAAACTCTCCGACCGGGAGATCTCCCGGATGCGGGGAACCCAGATCGGCGTGGTCCTGCAGGGCGCGGTCCGCAACCTGCTGCCGTACGCGACGCTGCGCCGCAACGTGTGGCTGGCCCAGCGGCGGGCGGCCGCCACCGCCGGCATCGACCTGGACGACCCGGACCGCATCCTCGACCTTGTCGGGCTGCCCGGCCGGGGCGACGCCCGGATCGCCGAGCTCACCCCGGACGCCCGGCAGCGGGCGGCACTCGCCGTCGGCGTCGCCGCCTCGCCCGGCCTGCTGCTGGTCGACGAGCCGACCAGCCAGCTCGACACCCATGGCCGCGACGAGGTGCTCGACGCCCTGGAGACGATCAACGCCCAGCGGGGCACCACCATCGTGGTGGTCACCCACGACGCGCAGGTCGGTGCCCGGCTCGGCCGGGCGGTGACCATCCGCGACGGCCGGGTCGGTGCGGAAGGCCGCGACGGCGAGGACTTCGCGGTGGTCGCCGGCGACGGCACGGTCCAGCTGCCACCCGAGGTGCTCGGCGAGTACCCGCCCGGCACCCTGCTGCGGGTGGCCCAGGTCGACGGAGCGGTGACGCTGGTCGTCGGCGGTACGGCACCGCCCGGTCTGATCCCCGAAGGCGCGCGCGGCGCCACAGCGGACTGACCGCGGGATTCGATGTCTCAACGACCAGCCGTCTGGGCCACCCCGGGGTCGGGGACCAGCGGCGTCTACGACACGGGGGTTTGAGTGTTCGCGCTGCTCCTCAGTGCGGTCCGGGCCCGTGCGGGTCAGGCATCCGCCCTGCTGCTACTGACCGCGCTCGCGGTCACCGCCACCACGGCCGCCCCCTGGTACGCCGCCACGGCGACCCGGTCGGTCGCGCAAGCCGCAGTCGACGCCGCCGGGCCCAACCACTTCGCCGCCCGGGCCACCGGCCGGCTGGTCGCCGACGACGACGACCCGGGCGTACCCCTCGATCAGGTGGTCGACCCAGCGGCCGGCGACCAGGCTGCCCTCGACGCCGAAGGTGAGGCCCTGATCGAGCAGGCCCGGGCCGCCGGCTCGGCAGTCCTCGGCTACCCCGGCGCGAGCGCCACCAGTTCGCTGTGGACCACCGGGGCCGTCTTCTCCGCACAGTCCCGACAACCGGTCAACCTGACCCACCGGGAGCGGATCTGCGAACACCTGAGCATCGACGGCGCCTGCCCGCGACGCCCCGGCGAGGTGCTGGTCAGCGGGCGGACGGCGGAGAAGCTCGGCGTCGGCGTCGGCGACCAGGTCGAGTACCGGCCGACCCGCCGGGCCCCGGTCGCACTCACCGTCACCGGGGTCTACCAGGTCGCCGACCCGGGCGAGCCGTACTGGGCGTTCGGTGAGCTGGGCACCGGTGCCGGTACCGACGCCGGGAGCGCAGCGAACGGTGACCCCGCGTTCGTCACCGCGGGCACCCTCGCCGCCGCGCCCACCAACGGATTCTCCGCCGACTACCACCTGGTGCTGCCCGCCGAGGCGTTCATCGCCGGCGCCGACCTGGCGACCCAGGTCCGCCGGTCACCCGGCGGCAGCGGTCGCTGGCTGGTCCGCACCGACGCCGCCGTCCTGGTGGACCTGATCGAACGGCACCGCCAACTCGTCGACGTCGGCGTCACCGTGGCCGCCGGACAGCTGCTGCTGCTGTCGTGGTTCGCCCTGTTCTTCGCCGTCCGGCACACCGCCGAGCACCGCCGTCGTGACCTGGGACTGGTCAAGCTCCGTGGTGGTGCCCGATGGCGGGTCTGGCTGCTCACCGTCGGGCAGAGCGGCCTACCGATGATCGTCGGCGCCGTGATCGGCATCGCCGCCGGCATCGGAGCAGCCCGGCTGCTCGCCGGTGCCGGCCCGGACCCCGACCATGTCGCGTCCGCCGCGCGACTCGCCGTGGCCGCGGCCGGTACGGCGGTCGCCGGTGCCCTGATCGCCGCGATCGCCGCGGACCTGCGCAACGCCCGGGCCGGCGTGGTCGACCTGCTCCGGCACGTACCGGCACGTCAACGCGGCTGGCGGGCCGACGCCGTCGACCTGACCGCCGTGGCCATCGCCGCGGCCGGGCTGTACCAGGCGTACACGACGCCGGCCGAGTCCGCCGGGAGCAGCGGACTCGTGCTGCTCTCCCCAGCCCTGCTGGCGATCGCCGTCGCACTCGTGGCGGGTCGGCTGGCCACCCCGGTCGCCGCCCGTGCCGGGTCGGCGCTGCTGCGCCAAGGCCGCCTGCCCGCCGCGCTGGCCGCCCTGCACCTGGCCCGCCGGCCGGGGACCGCCCGGCTGGTCGCCCTGCTCACCGTGGCGGTGGCGCTGCTCGGCACCGCGATCGCCGGCTGGAGCGAATCGGGCGCCGCCCAGGCCACCCGGGCCACCCACACCACCGGCGCCGACCAGGTGCTCACGGTGCAGGCCCGCAGCCGTGCCCACCTGCTTGCCGCCGTCCGGGCGGCGGACCCCGCCGGCCGGCACGCAATGGCGGTGGTCCGCAACGCTCCCACCGCCGCCCAGTACGTGCTCGCGGTCGACGCCAGCAGGTTCGGTGCCGTCGCCGCCTGGCATTCCTCCTACGGCTCCGCCGCGACCGAGATCG
This window harbors:
- a CDS encoding proline--tRNA ligase; translation: MRWSQLHVPTLRDDPAEADAPSHRLLLRAGFIRQLMAGHYSLLPLAVRVRAKVIEVIRDEMTRIGAQEFALPALHPAEIWRKTGRWDSMGEEMFRLRDRRGADLALGMTHEEIFTTLAQELNSYRELPQLWYQFQTKFRDEPRPKAGLMRTREFTMKDSYSFDLAADGLDRSFDLHHDAYQRIFARLGIPAIAVQASSGAMGGSASVEFMCPAPTGEDEVVDCAGCGYAANLEKATSLVTPSPDAAETQQPDAAGAQPATDAAGSDAPQPFDTPGVRTIDDLAVGFAAPADRQIKTLVYVLDGQLTLVLLRGDHPLHEQKLADATGAAQLRAAHADEIRAALGASPGSLGAVGVAAELPVIADEALRGRRDMFTGANVDGVHLRGVDVDRDIAVGRWADLRTVAAGEPCVRCGQPLRVRRAIEVGHIFKLGYRYSEALDASVLDQAGKRVPVIMGSYGIGVERAMAAVVESHHDDKGIVWPVAVAPFEVAVVVAQVDDGPVAETGERIYQQLVAERIDVVIDDRAERAGVKFRDVELVGIPVRVTVGKRSLADGVVEVTDRATGETVRVSVEQVVDHVRAAIRRDDPNQWA
- a CDS encoding acyl-CoA mutase large subunit family protein gives rise to the protein MDAEQIAAGRARWQARYDAATKRDADFTTLSGAPVDPLYGPPDSADVPGFERIGWPGEYPYTRGLYPTGYRGRTWTIRQFAGFGNARQTNERYKMILGAGGGGLSVAFDMPTLMGRDSDDPQSLGEVGHCGVAIDSAADMDVLFDGIDLAAVTTSMTISGPAVPVFCMYLVAAERQGADLATLDGTLQTDIFKEYIAQKEWLFGPEPHLRLIGDLMEFCAERIPRYKPLSVSGYHIREAGSTAAQELAYTLADGFGYVELGLSRGLDVNRFAPGLSFFFDAHVDFFEEIAKFRAARRIWARWLREVYGATDERALWLRFHTQTAGVSLTAQQPVNNVVRTAVEALAAVLGGTNSLHTNALDETLALPTDESAEIALRTQQVLMDETGVANVADPLGGSWYVEALTDRIEAEAEEIFARIRQLAGDGPHPIGPMTAGILRGIEDGWFTGQIAEAAFVYQRALEDGRKRIVGVNCHTGTVAKELEILRISHEVEVEQRRLLTQRKSARDADLVRRRLDDMVVAARGGGNMVPAMLDAIRAEATLGEICDALRDQWGVYREPARF
- a CDS encoding ABC transporter ATP-binding protein — encoded protein: MTGLAVACRRVVQIYRGEAGDVVALSGVDLTINPGEMLALVGPSGSGKSTLVALLAGLMRPSAGRVSVGTYDLGKLSDREISRMRGTQIGVVLQGAVRNLLPYATLRRNVWLAQRRAAATAGIDLDDPDRILDLVGLPGRGDARIAELTPDARQRAALAVGVAASPGLLLVDEPTSQLDTHGRDEVLDALETINAQRGTTIVVVTHDAQVGARLGRAVTIRDGRVGAEGRDGEDFAVVAGDGTVQLPPEVLGEYPPGTLLRVAQVDGAVTLVVGGTAPPGLIPEGARGATAD
- a CDS encoding FtsX-like permease family protein, with the protein product MFALLLSAVRARAGQASALLLLTALAVTATTAAPWYAATATRSVAQAAVDAAGPNHFAARATGRLVADDDDPGVPLDQVVDPAAGDQAALDAEGEALIEQARAAGSAVLGYPGASATSSLWTTGAVFSAQSRQPVNLTHRERICEHLSIDGACPRRPGEVLVSGRTAEKLGVGVGDQVEYRPTRRAPVALTVTGVYQVADPGEPYWAFGELGTGAGTDAGSAANGDPAFVTAGTLAAAPTNGFSADYHLVLPAEAFIAGADLATQVRRSPGGSGRWLVRTDAAVLVDLIERHRQLVDVGVTVAAGQLLLLSWFALFFAVRHTAEHRRRDLGLVKLRGGARWRVWLLTVGQSGLPMIVGAVIGIAAGIGAARLLAGAGPDPDHVASAARLAVAAAGTAVAGALIAAIAADLRNARAGVVDLLRHVPARQRGWRADAVDLTAVAIAAAGLYQAYTTPAESAGSSGLVLLSPALLAIAVALVAGRLATPVAARAGSALLRQGRLPAALAALHLARRPGTARLVALLTVAVALLGTAIAGWSESGAAQATRATHTTGADQVLTVQARSRAHLLAAVRAADPAGRHAMAVVRNAPTAAQYVLAVDASRFGAVAAWHSSYGSAATEIAAALTPPTTGVRVSDGELRLDATGTGAMPVSVVAHLVGSMGQPLTVVFGPLGAQRAEYEGTVTGCGTDGCRLVALELTQPAFNGAPVSAEPGLTVELHGLAGATSPRLDAAYFGDIQNWRGPVATGAIGPRLDAGQHGLTVHTPPDLGPKDLTRPARIQVIDAPVPVPVVRSGVEPTPDIPGEPVLTIFGGDALPVRYVAVADALPQARLSGYLVDLELADRLAGDAGRGDVPQVWLAADAPDDLIDRLTAQGLTIIDTDSRDDVIEQLGRQGPPSALRFQLAAGLIGLLLAAGALAVVAAVERDDRAAELAALRRQGLPAGAVARIAYGGYAVAVGLAVLIGLLVTTVARLPIQQSIPIFVDNWAVLPLRIGPQPGPLLAAVLVSTVVLGVAGALAGARLVRAVSTRVDAPAANRPAGRRTR